A genomic region of Mycobacterium senriense contains the following coding sequences:
- a CDS encoding rubredoxin has translation MSDDFKLFICVQCGFEYDEAKGWPEDGIAPGTRWDDIPEDWSCPDCGAAKTDFEMVEIARS, from the coding sequence ATGAGCGACGACTTCAAACTCTTCATCTGCGTGCAGTGCGGATTCGAGTACGACGAGGCCAAGGGCTGGCCGGAAGACGGCATCGCCCCCGGCACCCGGTGGGACGACATCCCCGAGGACTGGAGTTGCCCGGATTGCGGTGCGGCCAAGACCGACTTCGAGATGGTGGAGATCGCCCGTTCGTGA
- the alkX gene encoding TetR family transcriptional regulator AlkX, whose protein sequence is MPYAEASRALLRDSVLDAMRDLLLTRDWSAVTLSDVARAAGISRQTIYNEFGSRQGLAQGYGLRLADRLVDAVNAALEANVGNIFQAFLQGFRDLFTELSADPLVISLLTGVAKPDLLQLITTDSAPIINRASERLTTALTHSWVATSDEDAGVLARAIVRLALSYVSMPPEADHDVAADLARLMTPFAERHGVINVP, encoded by the coding sequence ATGCCCTACGCCGAAGCGTCGCGTGCCCTGCTGCGCGACTCGGTGCTGGACGCGATGCGCGATCTGCTGCTGACCCGGGACTGGTCGGCCGTCACCCTGTCCGACGTGGCGCGCGCCGCGGGCATCAGCCGGCAGACGATCTACAACGAGTTCGGTTCCCGGCAGGGCCTGGCGCAGGGGTACGGCCTGCGCCTGGCCGACCGGCTGGTCGACGCCGTCAACGCCGCGCTGGAAGCCAACGTCGGCAACATCTTTCAGGCGTTCCTGCAGGGCTTCCGCGACCTGTTCACGGAGTTGTCGGCGGACCCGCTGGTGATCTCGCTGCTCACCGGCGTGGCCAAGCCGGACCTGTTGCAGCTCATCACCACCGACAGCGCCCCCATCATCAACCGCGCCTCCGAACGGCTGACCACGGCGCTGACCCACAGCTGGGTGGCCACCAGCGACGAGGACGCCGGGGTGCTGGCGCGGGCCATCGTGCGGCTGGCGCTGAGCTACGTGTCGATGCCGCCGGAGGCGGACCATGACGTGGCGGCCGATCTGGCCCGGTTGATGACGCCGTTCGCCGAGCGTCACGGCGTCATCAACGTTCCCTGA
- a CDS encoding rubredoxin: MSAYRCPGCDYTYDEAKGAPREGFPAGTPFADIPEDWCCPDCAVLEKADFETIGANR, translated from the coding sequence GTGAGCGCATATCGCTGCCCCGGCTGCGACTACACCTACGACGAAGCGAAAGGCGCACCGCGGGAAGGGTTTCCCGCGGGCACGCCCTTCGCGGACATCCCCGAAGACTGGTGCTGCCCCGATTGCGCGGTGCTCGAGAAGGCCGATTTCGAAACGATAGGAGCGAATCGATGA